In Helicobacter mastomyrinus, a single genomic region encodes these proteins:
- a CDS encoding HrcA family transcriptional regulator codes for MSKKEMLLSRVIVEYLKHREPIGSESLKTLMNTKISSATIRNYFKTLADEGLLFQPHISSGRIPTLEALKSYWYRQLDTRLGIETDSLEGIKEACFLTDLFCVVSIEQSNRLCAITRLDEQKLLLEFEHIGITLPFSSTLERFLHELKGLEIVDVRNIAYQVRAQSVLDALSCVQSRNLERFGVGALMQAYSGNSSEQSFYSIIDGSIFDSLQNGIYYEEVLPKGYMAVMQEMRLKSHPDKKSRILCVGALDRDFTHFFEMIQS; via the coding sequence ATGAGTAAAAAAGAAATGTTGCTTTCTCGCGTTATCGTAGAGTATTTAAAGCACAGAGAGCCTATTGGCTCGGAATCTTTAAAAACACTTATGAATACCAAAATCTCATCGGCAACTATACGCAACTACTTCAAAACATTGGCTGATGAGGGATTGCTTTTTCAGCCGCATATTAGTAGCGGTCGTATTCCCACGCTTGAGGCTTTGAAGTCATATTGGTATAGGCAGCTTGATACACGACTAGGGATAGAGACAGATTCACTAGAGGGTATCAAAGAGGCGTGTTTTTTGACAGATTTATTTTGCGTGGTGAGTATCGAGCAGAGCAATCGGCTCTGTGCCATCACGCGATTAGACGAGCAGAAGCTACTGCTTGAATTTGAGCATATAGGCATTACCTTGCCTTTCTCTAGCACTTTAGAGCGGTTTTTGCACGAGTTAAAGGGACTAGAGATTGTCGATGTGCGTAATATCGCCTATCAGGTACGCGCGCAGAGTGTGCTTGATGCTCTCTCCTGTGTGCAGAGCCGCAACCTAGAGCGTTTTGGCGTAGGGGCTTTGATGCAAGCATATAGTGGCAATAGTAGTGAGCAAAGCTTTTACTCCATCATCGATGGAAGCATATTTGATTCACTGCAAAATGGCATATATTATGAGGAGGTGCTACCTAAAGGTTATATGGCAGTTATGCAAGAAATGCGGCTAAAATCTCACCCTGATAAAAAGAGTAGAATCCTCTGTGTCGGAGCATTAGATAGAGACTTTACCCATTTTTTTGAAATGATTCAATCTTAA